One genomic segment of Desulfurispora thermophila DSM 16022 includes these proteins:
- a CDS encoding SDR family NAD(P)-dependent oxidoreductase produces MDQMLKDKVAVITGAGRGIGRATALLFAREGARLVLSDIDQAPVEAVVGEIRQQGGQAVALAGDVTDPEFPARLVQVAVDNFGPSIDILVNNAGYTWDGTIHKMTDQQWQAMLDVHITAPFRLIRAAAPYMRDVAAREKQASGQARARKIINISSIAGLDGNFGQANYSSAKAAVVGLTKTLAKEWGPYNILVNCIAFGFIETRLTQAKEKGEVLRQGDKEVAIGVPEKIRQMFKLMCPLGRAATPEEAAASILLIASPLADYITGQVIRVTGGI; encoded by the coding sequence ATGGATCAAATGCTCAAGGATAAAGTGGCGGTGATTACCGGTGCCGGTCGGGGTATCGGCCGGGCTACGGCTTTGCTCTTTGCCCGGGAGGGGGCCCGGCTGGTGCTCAGCGATATTGACCAGGCGCCTGTGGAAGCAGTGGTGGGAGAGATCAGGCAGCAGGGCGGTCAGGCCGTGGCGCTGGCCGGGGATGTGACCGACCCGGAATTTCCGGCCCGGCTGGTGCAGGTGGCGGTGGACAATTTCGGACCGTCCATTGATATTCTGGTTAACAATGCCGGGTATACCTGGGACGGGACCATCCACAAGATGACCGACCAGCAGTGGCAGGCCATGCTGGATGTGCACATCACCGCTCCATTCCGCCTGATCCGGGCTGCCGCACCTTATATGCGCGATGTGGCCGCCCGGGAGAAGCAGGCTTCCGGGCAGGCCCGGGCGCGCAAGATCATCAACATTTCTTCCATTGCCGGGCTGGACGGCAATTTTGGCCAGGCCAACTATTCCAGCGCCAAGGCGGCGGTGGTGGGCTTGACCAAAACGCTGGCCAAGGAATGGGGGCCGTACAATATTCTGGTCAATTGTATTGCTTTTGGCTTTATTGAGACCAGGCTGACCCAGGCCAAAGAAAAGGGCGAGGTGTTAAGACAGGGTGACAAAGAGGTGGCCATCGGGGTGCCGGAAAAAATTCGCCAGATGTTCAAGTTGATGTGTCCGCTGGGCCGGGCGGCCACCCCCGAGGAAGCGGCGGCCAGCATTTTGTTGATTGCTTCACCGCTGGCTGATTATATCACCGGTCAGGTGATTCGTGTTACCGGAGGTATATAA
- a CDS encoding MaoC/PaaZ C-terminal domain-containing protein — translation MAELNLAALQPGDALPPLVKKAVSEVQLVRYAGASGDFNPLHYMDSVGKMAGFDGVIAHGMLIMAFAGQALTQWFGPAALRRFKVRFVGVTKPGDIITVQGQIREREERDGQLWLQCTLTATGQDGAPRLKGECLVVCPLAG, via the coding sequence ATGGCGGAACTCAATTTGGCAGCATTGCAGCCGGGTGATGCCCTGCCGCCGCTGGTGAAAAAGGCGGTCAGTGAAGTGCAGCTGGTGCGCTATGCCGGTGCTTCGGGCGATTTCAACCCACTGCATTATATGGACAGCGTGGGCAAAATGGCCGGTTTTGACGGGGTGATCGCGCACGGTATGCTGATCATGGCCTTTGCCGGCCAGGCGCTGACGCAGTGGTTTGGTCCCGCTGCCCTGCGGCGTTTTAAAGTGCGTTTTGTGGGTGTGACCAAACCGGGTGATATCATCACGGTACAGGGTCAAATTAGAGAGCGGGAGGAAAGGGATGGCCAGCTCTGGCTGCAGTGTACATTAACCGCGACGGGACAGGATGGGGCGCCGCGCCTGAAAGGCGAGTGCCTGGTTGTATGTCCGTTGGCCGGATAA
- a CDS encoding MaoC family dehydratase N-terminal domain-containing protein: protein MEQSSLVGSKLPAFTFQVEKVKIREFALAVDDLNPLYLDSEAARQAGYRDVLAPPTFGICADFWGSMDFMSMCQFLQMNPVRVLHGEQEFVYHAPVCAGDELTVETVVESDTVKKSLRLVVLASTYSNQYGEMVLESRKLIIERL from the coding sequence ATGGAACAAAGCAGTCTGGTGGGGAGCAAGCTGCCGGCCTTTACTTTTCAGGTGGAAAAGGTGAAAATCAGGGAGTTTGCCCTGGCTGTGGACGATTTAAACCCGCTTTATCTGGACAGCGAAGCGGCCAGGCAGGCTGGTTACCGGGACGTCCTGGCTCCGCCTACATTCGGTATTTGCGCCGACTTCTGGGGCAGTATGGATTTTATGTCCATGTGCCAGTTTTTGCAGATGAACCCGGTGCGGGTGCTGCACGGGGAGCAGGAGTTTGTTTATCACGCTCCGGTCTGTGCCGGGGATGAGCTGACTGTGGAGACTGTAGTCGAGAGCGATACAGTGAAAAAGTCCCTGCGCCTGGTTGTTCTGGCCAGCACGTACAGCAACCAGTACGGGGAGATGGTGCTGGAAAGCCGCAAGCTGATCATTGAACGGCTTTGA
- a CDS encoding acetyl-CoA acetyltransferase, with the protein MAGRGIKDRVAIVGMGCTRFGEHWDKSLEDLMVEAAYEAYASAGVEPKDIQAYWFGTCNSGFCGITLSGPLKIQYKPVTRVENFCATGTDAFRNACYAVASGAYDIVLAIGAEKLKDSGYSGLVIPHLLDDGMKPNYSAPAAFSLLAPAYFKKYGLDEKQGKEVLARIAWKNHKNGALNPRAQFRQEVSMEQILKSPVVAAPLGIMDCSGVADGAAAAVIVRAEDAHKYTDKPVYVKALSIACGPGHGSMHQDYDFTTIRETVHAARDAYQQAGITEPRRQISMAEVHDCFTPTELVIYEDLGFSERGQAWRDVLDGVFDLDGQLPVNPDGGLKSFGHPIGASGLRMLFEMFLQLRGEAGPRQIKDPVLGLTHNLGGFPWQSVASVCIVGRELG; encoded by the coding sequence ATGGCCGGCAGGGGGATTAAGGACCGCGTGGCCATTGTGGGGATGGGTTGTACCCGCTTTGGCGAGCACTGGGACAAAAGTCTGGAGGATTTGATGGTGGAGGCCGCCTATGAGGCTTATGCCAGTGCCGGTGTGGAGCCCAAGGACATACAGGCCTATTGGTTTGGTACCTGCAATTCGGGTTTTTGCGGTATCACGCTGTCCGGGCCGCTGAAAATCCAGTACAAGCCGGTGACCCGGGTGGAAAACTTCTGTGCCACGGGGACAGATGCTTTCCGCAACGCCTGTTACGCCGTGGCCAGCGGCGCCTACGATATTGTGCTGGCCATCGGAGCGGAGAAGTTGAAGGATTCGGGGTACAGCGGCCTGGTTATTCCCCATCTGCTGGATGACGGGATGAAGCCCAATTATTCCGCACCGGCCGCGTTCTCCTTGCTGGCCCCGGCCTACTTTAAAAAGTATGGCCTGGACGAGAAGCAGGGGAAAGAAGTGCTGGCCCGCATCGCTTGGAAAAACCACAAAAACGGGGCCTTGAACCCGCGCGCCCAGTTCCGCCAGGAGGTGAGCATGGAACAAATCTTAAAATCGCCTGTGGTGGCAGCCCCCCTGGGCATCATGGATTGCTCCGGTGTAGCCGACGGGGCGGCGGCGGCGGTGATTGTGCGGGCGGAAGACGCGCATAAATATACTGACAAACCGGTTTATGTGAAGGCTCTGTCCATAGCCTGCGGGCCGGGACACGGCAGCATGCACCAGGATTATGACTTTACCACCATACGGGAAACCGTGCATGCGGCCCGGGATGCCTACCAGCAGGCCGGCATTACCGAGCCGCGCCGCCAGATCAGCATGGCCGAGGTGCACGATTGCTTCACTCCCACCGAACTGGTTATTTATGAAGACCTGGGTTTCAGCGAGCGGGGGCAGGCCTGGCGCGATGTGCTGGATGGCGTGTTTGATCTGGACGGGCAACTGCCGGTCAACCCGGACGGTGGGCTGAAATCTTTCGGTCACCCCATCGGAGCCAGCGGCCTGCGCATGCTTTTTGAAATGTTTCTGCAGCTGAGAGGAGAGGCCGGGCCGCGCCAGATCAAAGACCCGGTGCTGGGGCTGACGCACAATCTGGGCGGTTTCCCCTGGCAGAGCGTGGCTTCGGTGTGCATTGTGGGCCGGGAGCTGGGATAG
- a CDS encoding OB-fold domain-containing protein produces the protein MSGIVAYGAYVPLGRLPRRSIQNVTGEPAAPGEKAVAGYDEDSLSMAVEAGWDCLAPLGQVSPGVVYFATTTPPYLEKQGAATLAGALDLPGAVRTADITGSLRCGSNALLAALDAVQGGVETALVAVGDCRLGAPQGAWEQVSGDGAAAFMLGGQNVLAEYLGGVSLAEDILSQWRTANDQFVRTWEERFFISKGYNRLVKKAVSSLLGRHALQPADVHRLVLYGPNPRYQMALARQLGFELDQVQDSLFATAGMAGCAGPLLMLVGALEEARPGQLILLVTFGEGCDALLFRVTEAIERFRPRRGLRGHLASRREINYHTYLKWRQIIPQEPPRRPDPGRPSAPGMWRGGKQKLAFYGSRCQECGTPQFPPQRVCVHCQAVDKMVPYRFLDRPASIVTYTVDYLTFSQDPPAVFAVLDFEGGGRMICELTDCDPQKLSIGMQVEMTFRSYYRADGIVNYYWKARPRRQEVQQNGRQGD, from the coding sequence TTGTCCGGTATAGTTGCCTATGGTGCCTATGTGCCTTTGGGGCGTTTACCGCGTCGCAGCATCCAGAATGTGACCGGGGAACCGGCGGCGCCGGGTGAGAAGGCCGTGGCCGGCTACGATGAGGACAGCCTGTCCATGGCCGTGGAGGCGGGCTGGGATTGCCTGGCTCCTCTGGGACAGGTAAGTCCGGGGGTGGTCTATTTTGCCACCACCACCCCCCCTTATTTGGAAAAACAGGGTGCGGCCACCCTGGCGGGGGCGCTGGATCTGCCCGGTGCTGTGCGCACGGCCGATATTACCGGTTCGCTACGCTGTGGCAGCAATGCCCTGCTGGCTGCTCTGGATGCCGTGCAGGGCGGGGTGGAGACCGCCCTGGTGGCAGTGGGTGATTGCCGGTTGGGTGCCCCGCAGGGGGCGTGGGAGCAGGTGAGCGGCGACGGTGCGGCGGCCTTTATGCTGGGCGGGCAAAATGTCCTGGCCGAATACCTGGGCGGGGTGAGCCTGGCCGAGGACATTTTATCCCAGTGGCGCACAGCAAATGACCAGTTTGTCCGCACCTGGGAGGAGCGGTTTTTCATCAGCAAGGGATACAACCGCCTGGTGAAGAAAGCCGTGAGCAGTTTGCTGGGCCGGCATGCCCTGCAGCCGGCTGATGTGCACAGGCTGGTGCTGTACGGTCCCAATCCCCGCTATCAGATGGCCCTGGCCCGCCAGCTGGGTTTTGAGCTGGATCAGGTTCAGGACAGCCTTTTTGCTACGGCCGGAATGGCCGGCTGTGCAGGGCCGCTGCTGATGCTGGTGGGGGCACTGGAGGAAGCCCGTCCGGGCCAGCTGATTCTGCTGGTGACCTTTGGGGAAGGGTGCGATGCCCTCTTGTTCCGGGTCACAGAGGCAATTGAACGTTTCCGGCCCCGGCGGGGGCTGCGCGGTCACCTGGCGTCGCGGCGGGAAATCAACTACCATACCTATCTGAAATGGCGGCAAATCATTCCCCAGGAGCCACCCCGCCGTCCCGATCCCGGCCGGCCCTCCGCGCCGGGCATGTGGCGGGGAGGTAAGCAAAAACTGGCTTTTTACGGCAGCCGGTGTCAGGAGTGCGGTACGCCGCAGTTCCCGCCCCAGCGGGTGTGCGTGCATTGCCAGGCTGTGGATAAAATGGTCCCCTACCGTTTTTTGGACCGCCCGGCCAGCATTGTTACTTATACAGTTGACTACCTGACTTTCTCTCAGGACCCGCCGGCCGTGTTCGCCGTGCTGGATTTTGAGGGGGGCGGCCGCATGATCTGTGAGCTGACCGACTGCGACCCGCAAAAACTGTCCATCGGCATGCAGGTGGAAATGACCTTTCGCAGTTATTACCGGGCGGATGGCATTGTCAACTATTACTGGAAAGCCAGACCCAGGCGACAGGAGGTGCAGCAAAATGGCCGGCAGGGGGATTAA
- a CDS encoding sigma-54-dependent Fis family transcriptional regulator — protein sequence MYLKDMIRRDVPSLKCGDTLRTALFFFRSARVDSLPVVDEQSKLLGVLTRTDLFDALLQEAGLNQPVDKYYRRDVVAVPGNMPYEEVMENVRTSPVGSAPVLDESGCFLGMFTKTNMVITLLKQSDLLNARLKAILDALPNAVLAVDRWQRLTLLNRAAETILGLDSARHTGEYVQAFLPGLSVEKALHGQACLGQRVNLGHLTLLANILPVPGGEEAGAVIVLHDIIELEKMAQELEMWKDMLVGESTVMRRLKEEIYRVAQTVSTVLITGESGTGKELVARAIHRLSPRARGPFVTVNCAAIPEALLESEMFGYAPGAFTGADRAGKPGRFVLADGGTLFLDEIGDMSLVLQAKLLRVLQDREIVRVGDTKPQRVDVRIIAATNQDLGAMIKQGRFREDLFFRLNVIGLQVPPLRQRGEDIDLLVRYFIDRFNKALGASVSGIGLQVRQVLYSYHWPGNVRELENVVERAVVYAKSGRIGLQHLPAYLLGGAVLPGGAADREKDDGERALPGGTTGQAAEEGAASYRERLEQAEREMILSALRRTGGNKARAARLLNMSRSRLYTRLERLKISCPVPD from the coding sequence TTGTATCTCAAGGACATGATCAGGAGAGATGTGCCCTCTTTGAAGTGTGGCGACACGCTGCGCACCGCGCTGTTCTTTTTCCGCAGTGCCCGGGTGGACAGCCTGCCGGTGGTGGATGAGCAGAGCAAACTGCTGGGCGTGCTCACGCGTACGGATCTCTTTGACGCGCTACTGCAGGAGGCCGGCCTGAACCAACCTGTTGACAAATATTATCGCCGCGATGTGGTTGCGGTACCGGGCAACATGCCCTATGAGGAAGTGATGGAGAATGTCAGAACCAGTCCGGTTGGTTCCGCGCCCGTCCTGGATGAAAGCGGTTGTTTTCTGGGCATGTTCACCAAGACCAATATGGTGATCACATTGTTAAAACAGTCCGACCTGTTGAACGCCAGGCTGAAGGCTATCCTGGACGCTCTGCCCAATGCCGTGCTGGCGGTGGACAGGTGGCAGCGTCTGACCTTGCTTAACCGGGCGGCAGAAACCATTCTGGGTCTCGATTCTGCCCGGCATACCGGAGAGTATGTGCAGGCCTTTTTGCCCGGCCTGTCTGTGGAAAAAGCGCTGCATGGACAGGCATGTTTGGGCCAGCGTGTCAACCTGGGCCATCTCACTTTGCTGGCCAATATCCTGCCCGTGCCCGGGGGGGAGGAGGCGGGAGCGGTGATCGTACTGCATGATATAATTGAGCTGGAAAAAATGGCCCAGGAGCTGGAAATGTGGAAAGACATGCTGGTGGGAGAAAGCACTGTCATGCGCCGCCTGAAGGAAGAGATATACAGGGTGGCCCAGACGGTTTCCACTGTGCTGATCACCGGTGAATCGGGGACGGGCAAGGAACTGGTGGCGCGGGCCATTCACCGCCTGAGTCCCCGCGCCAGGGGCCCGTTTGTTACGGTAAACTGCGCTGCCATCCCTGAAGCGCTCCTGGAAAGTGAAATGTTTGGCTATGCTCCGGGGGCTTTTACCGGGGCGGACCGGGCGGGCAAGCCGGGGCGCTTTGTTCTGGCCGATGGAGGGACGCTGTTTTTGGACGAAATTGGCGATATGTCATTGGTGCTGCAGGCCAAACTGCTGCGCGTTTTGCAGGACAGGGAAATAGTCCGGGTGGGTGATACCAAACCGCAGCGCGTTGATGTGCGTATCATTGCGGCCACCAACCAGGATCTGGGAGCCATGATCAAACAGGGGCGTTTTCGGGAAGATCTCTTTTTCCGCCTGAATGTGATTGGCCTGCAGGTGCCTCCGCTGCGCCAGCGCGGGGAGGATATAGACCTGCTGGTGCGCTATTTTATCGACCGGTTCAACAAAGCGCTGGGCGCATCGGTTAGCGGGATCGGCCTGCAAGTCAGACAGGTCTTGTATTCCTACCACTGGCCGGGCAATGTGCGTGAGCTGGAAAATGTGGTGGAGAGAGCCGTGGTTTACGCCAAAAGCGGTCGCATCGGGCTGCAGCACCTGCCGGCCTATTTGTTGGGCGGCGCTGTTTTGCCGGGTGGGGCGGCGGACAGGGAGAAGGATGACGGGGAAAGGGCTTTGCCCGGAGGGACAACCGGGCAGGCGGCAGAGGAAGGGGCTGCATCCTACCGGGAAAGGTTGGAACAGGCGGAAAGGGAAATGATCCTGTCTGCGCTGCGGCGTACGGGAGGCAACAAGGCTCGGGCCGCCCGCCTGTTGAATATGAGTCGTTCCCGTTTGTATACCCGGTTGGAGCGCCTGAAAATAAGCTGTCCTGTCCCGGATTGA
- the acs gene encoding acetate--CoA ligase translates to MSEQTTIAALLQEDRIFPPPPSFTEQAVVRDHSLYEEAAADRIAFWARMATENVSWFVPWEKVMEWEPPFVKWFTGGKLNVSYNCIDRHLNGWRRTKAAIIWEGEPGDSRVLTYQELYREVTKCANVLKRLGVQKGDRVTIYLPMIPELAIVMLACARIGAPHSVVFGGFSAEALADRINDCQAKLVITADGGWRRGGIVPLKKNCDDALQQCPTVEKVIVVKRTGSEINFQPERDLWYHELMEQAAIGCPPEAMDAEDTLFILYTSGSTGKPKGVLHTTGGYLVGVSTTHKYIFDIKDDDIYWCTADIGWVTGHSYIVYGPLTNGCTTVMYEGSPDWPDRGRFWAIIEKYAVNILYTAPTAIRAFMKWGPQWPQKHDLSSLRLLGTVGEPINPEAWMWYYKYIGQERCPIVDTWWQTETGMILISPLPGVTPLKPGSATVPFPGVEAEIVDNSGNPVPRGSGGYLVIKSPWPAMLRTVYGDPQRYINQYFSRFGEKVYFTGDGAKWDEDGYFWVIGRVDDVINVSGHRLGTMEIESALVDHPAVAEAAVIGKAHELKGQAVAAFVTLKEGIAGTDELKEEIKAHVVKKIGALARPEDLYFTAELPKTRSGKIMRRLLRDIAEGRALGDTTTLADPSVVAALKQQYSE, encoded by the coding sequence ATGAGTGAACAAACCACCATTGCCGCTCTGTTGCAAGAAGACCGCATTTTTCCCCCACCGCCATCATTTACCGAACAAGCCGTCGTCCGGGACCATTCTCTCTACGAGGAGGCCGCAGCTGACCGCATTGCTTTCTGGGCGCGCATGGCCACGGAAAATGTCAGCTGGTTTGTTCCGTGGGAAAAGGTCATGGAATGGGAACCGCCCTTTGTCAAATGGTTTACCGGCGGCAAGCTCAATGTTTCTTACAACTGCATTGACCGGCATCTGAACGGCTGGCGGCGCACCAAGGCAGCCATCATCTGGGAAGGTGAGCCCGGCGACAGCCGCGTGCTGACCTACCAGGAGCTCTACCGGGAGGTTACCAAGTGTGCCAATGTGCTCAAAAGGCTGGGAGTGCAAAAGGGCGACCGGGTCACCATTTACCTGCCCATGATCCCGGAACTGGCCATTGTCATGCTGGCCTGCGCCCGCATCGGCGCCCCGCACAGCGTGGTCTTCGGAGGTTTCAGTGCCGAAGCGCTGGCCGACCGGATCAACGACTGTCAGGCCAAACTGGTGATTACAGCCGACGGCGGCTGGCGGCGGGGCGGTATCGTACCCCTGAAGAAAAACTGCGACGACGCGCTGCAGCAATGCCCCACCGTGGAAAAGGTGATTGTTGTCAAACGGACGGGCAGTGAGATTAACTTCCAGCCCGAGCGCGACCTCTGGTACCACGAACTGATGGAGCAGGCGGCTATTGGTTGCCCGCCCGAAGCCATGGACGCCGAGGATACCCTGTTTATCCTCTACACCAGCGGCTCCACCGGCAAACCCAAAGGGGTGCTGCACACCACGGGCGGCTACCTGGTGGGTGTCAGCACCACCCATAAATATATTTTTGATATTAAAGATGATGATATTTACTGGTGCACGGCGGACATCGGCTGGGTGACCGGGCACAGCTATATTGTCTACGGCCCGCTGACCAACGGCTGCACCACCGTCATGTACGAAGGCAGCCCCGACTGGCCCGACCGGGGGCGCTTCTGGGCCATAATTGAAAAATATGCGGTGAATATCCTCTACACCGCCCCCACGGCCATCCGGGCCTTTATGAAATGGGGACCGCAGTGGCCGCAGAAACATGATCTGTCCAGCCTGCGCCTGCTGGGCACGGTTGGTGAACCCATCAACCCGGAAGCCTGGATGTGGTACTACAAGTATATCGGCCAGGAAAGATGCCCCATTGTGGATACCTGGTGGCAGACCGAAACCGGCATGATCCTTATTTCTCCCCTGCCCGGCGTCACACCGCTCAAACCGGGCTCGGCCACTGTTCCATTCCCCGGTGTGGAAGCGGAAATTGTGGACAACAGTGGTAATCCGGTTCCCCGGGGCAGCGGCGGCTATCTGGTGATCAAGTCGCCCTGGCCGGCCATGTTGCGCACTGTCTACGGCGATCCCCAGCGCTACATTAACCAGTATTTCAGCCGTTTCGGAGAAAAGGTTTACTTCACCGGTGATGGAGCCAAATGGGATGAAGACGGCTACTTCTGGGTCATCGGCCGGGTGGACGACGTCATCAATGTCAGCGGTCACCGCCTGGGTACCATGGAAATTGAAAGCGCCCTGGTAGATCACCCGGCCGTGGCGGAAGCGGCAGTGATCGGGAAAGCTCACGAACTGAAAGGGCAGGCTGTGGCGGCCTTTGTCACCCTGAAAGAAGGCATCGCCGGTACCGACGAGTTAAAAGAAGAGATCAAGGCCCATGTGGTGAAGAAGATCGGCGCCCTGGCCCGACCGGAAGACCTCTATTTCACTGCCGAACTGCCCAAGACACGCAGCGGTAAAATCATGCGCCGCCTGTTGCGGGATATAGCCGAGGGCCGTGCCCTGGGCGACACTACCACCCTGGCCGACCCGTCGGTAGTTGCCGCATTGAAACAGCAATACAGCGAATAG
- a CDS encoding L-lactate MFS transporter, whose product MSPPQQPGVGRAWAVTFAGTGINLALGVLYSWSVFAKALVDQLHWSKTASQLPYTLACVVFAICMIIAGRWLDRAGPRIVATVGGILAGSGMILASLSTSVTTITIGFGLIVGAAMGFGYAAPTPAAVKWFQPHKKGQISGLVVAGFGLASVYIAPMTNYLIKTYGVQRAFFIEGIFFLTVIVLLAQLLSFPPQENFVPFGGPPPEKRAAAATAVANRPDYSPAEMVRTPQFYLLWLMFCFAASAGLLIIGHLAKISQIQGGINWGFMLVAVLAIANAGGRIIAGWVSDRIGRTSTMLIVFSLQALNMFMFSHYKTPLTLLLGSVLTGLAYGSLLSLFPSTTFDFFGLKHAGLNYGLVFSAWGAAALIGPIIGGRAADLTGGYQASYIISGVLLLIAAALSFITKAPGDKKNAVPVQSST is encoded by the coding sequence ATGTCCCCTCCCCAACAACCCGGTGTGGGCAGGGCCTGGGCCGTCACCTTTGCCGGCACGGGCATCAATCTGGCCCTAGGTGTTCTTTACAGCTGGAGCGTTTTCGCCAAAGCCCTGGTGGATCAGTTACACTGGAGCAAAACCGCTTCCCAGCTCCCCTACACCCTGGCCTGTGTGGTTTTCGCCATCTGCATGATCATTGCCGGCCGCTGGCTGGACCGGGCCGGACCACGCATTGTGGCTACGGTGGGCGGTATCCTGGCCGGCAGCGGGATGATTTTAGCCAGCTTATCCACTTCGGTCACCACCATCACCATCGGCTTCGGCCTGATCGTGGGGGCCGCCATGGGCTTTGGCTACGCCGCCCCCACCCCGGCCGCGGTCAAATGGTTTCAGCCCCACAAAAAGGGGCAGATCTCGGGACTGGTAGTAGCGGGATTCGGCCTGGCCTCGGTCTACATCGCCCCCATGACCAACTACCTGATTAAAACCTATGGTGTGCAAAGGGCTTTCTTCATCGAAGGTATCTTTTTCCTTACCGTCATTGTGCTGCTGGCCCAGTTGCTCTCCTTCCCGCCCCAAGAGAATTTCGTACCCTTCGGCGGGCCTCCACCGGAGAAACGCGCCGCTGCAGCGACTGCCGTAGCCAACAGACCGGACTACTCCCCGGCCGAAATGGTTCGCACACCACAGTTTTATCTGCTGTGGCTCATGTTCTGCTTTGCGGCCTCGGCCGGCCTGCTGATTATCGGCCACCTGGCCAAGATATCCCAGATCCAGGGCGGGATCAACTGGGGGTTTATGCTGGTGGCAGTGCTGGCCATAGCCAACGCCGGCGGGCGCATTATCGCCGGATGGGTTTCCGACCGCATCGGCCGCACCAGCACCATGCTGATCGTGTTTTCCCTGCAGGCCCTGAACATGTTCATGTTCTCCCACTACAAAACTCCGCTTACATTGCTGCTCGGTTCTGTACTCACCGGCCTGGCATACGGTTCGTTACTCTCCCTTTTCCCTTCCACAACTTTTGACTTCTTCGGTCTGAAGCACGCCGGTTTGAACTACGGTCTGGTATTCAGCGCCTGGGGAGCAGCCGCCCTGATTGGCCCAATCATTGGCGGCCGGGCCGCCGACTTAACGGGTGGTTATCAGGCCAGCTACATCATCTCGGGCGTCCTGCTGCTCATTGCCGCCGCGCTCTCATTCATCACCAAAGCACCGGGCGATAAAAAGAACGCCGTACCTGTCCAGTCGTCCACATAA
- a CDS encoding helix-turn-helix domain-containing protein — translation MYKILLAEDELLGGQILYRTVRESNLPLLVVGQAGSGGTCLKMARELLPDLVVMDYGLPDQDGLAVAAEIKRILPGTEVIIVSEVAGPAIYRQAIRTGVADFLLKPFRPSELTEAVSGALDRMNPLLKGWRGADNIIWQAQNLSDYLQAVKKQEREKVRRAVDKILQNFCQAASNPSPGQLKGLAYDLLIIGAHALLDAGTEGSTLEKEVRQQTKLVGSIGSVEDWQNWANEMVEMLCNCGAEKHPGAEHLALRRALKYIEQHYTDDINLNDLARHVHLSPAYLSRIFKTKMNTNFMAILSELRIQRAKELLVSSDRTIDEIAYEVGFKNSGYFARVFKKMSGMTPSAYRNKRGG, via the coding sequence TTGTATAAGATACTGCTGGCGGAAGATGAATTGCTGGGGGGGCAGATATTATACAGAACCGTCCGGGAGAGTAATTTACCGCTTTTAGTGGTGGGACAGGCCGGCAGTGGTGGGACCTGCCTGAAGATGGCCAGAGAGCTGTTACCCGATCTGGTGGTCATGGACTATGGTCTGCCCGACCAGGATGGTCTGGCCGTGGCGGCCGAAATTAAAAGGATCCTGCCCGGTACCGAGGTAATTATTGTCTCCGAGGTGGCCGGGCCGGCCATCTACCGTCAGGCCATCCGCACAGGTGTGGCGGATTTTTTGCTCAAACCATTTCGCCCTTCTGAGCTAACCGAGGCTGTGAGCGGGGCGCTGGATCGCATGAACCCTTTGCTGAAAGGTTGGCGGGGAGCGGACAACATCATCTGGCAGGCGCAAAATTTAAGCGACTACCTGCAGGCGGTGAAAAAGCAGGAGCGGGAAAAGGTACGCCGGGCGGTGGATAAAATACTGCAGAACTTTTGTCAGGCGGCCAGCAATCCCTCGCCCGGGCAGTTGAAAGGTTTGGCTTATGACTTGCTCATCATCGGGGCGCACGCGCTGCTGGATGCCGGCACGGAGGGTAGCACGCTGGAAAAAGAAGTACGCCAGCAGACCAAACTGGTGGGATCAATAGGTAGTGTGGAAGACTGGCAGAACTGGGCCAACGAGATGGTGGAGATGCTTTGTAACTGCGGGGCGGAAAAACATCCCGGTGCAGAACACCTGGCCCTGCGCCGGGCCTTGAAATACATTGAACAACATTATACCGATGATATTAATTTGAATGACCTGGCCCGCCATGTACATTTGAGTCCTGCCTACTTGAGCCGCATTTTTAAGACCAAGATGAACACCAATTTCATGGCCATTTTGAGTGAACTGCGCATCCAGCGGGCCAAAGAACTGCTGGTTTCCTCCGACCGGACAATTGATGAAATTGCTTATGAGGTGGGCTTTAAAAACAGCGGTTATTTCGCCCGTGTCTTCAAGAAGATGTCCGGCATGACCCCTTCGGCTTATCGCAACAAAAGAGGCGGATAA